A stretch of Eleutherodactylus coqui strain aEleCoq1 chromosome 9, aEleCoq1.hap1, whole genome shotgun sequence DNA encodes these proteins:
- the PPP1R3G gene encoding protein phosphatase 1 regulatory subunit 3G, translating to MEPQSLRVPLAEQENTEPAAPPLATGHPPERSSTMNDWEEDEQVPGVLTAQQPEDLPEPALLRRLHALHLAEPASSYRYTSGRMRSPTESKTHFPDASYPEPLSTEESPRRRARSLPCNSIPEAEVEEDDDSILCCFKLKKKVQFADSLGLCLASVKHFVPSDEPLVPEAVLARLQTCPVAVPMPELPVLKVMAEIPAELLARLEEQRVCLEQVVVSVWGVSGYILVKDPEENAQVKVRFTFNEWASFMDCMATATQLSSAPGTQRFHFNLCYPPFTTLLHFAICLMTGHGQEIWDNNQGGNYTVNCQQNLPPVELPSREEQEGPRLW from the coding sequence ATGGAGCCGCAGAGTCTGCGCGTCCCGCTGGCGGAGCAGGAGAACACAGAGCCGGCTGCTCCTCCACTAGCAACCGGACACCCACCGGAGCGCTCATCTACCATGAACGACTGGGAGGAAGACGAACAAGTCCCGGGAGTACTTACCGCCCAGCAGCCTGAGGACTTACCGGAGCCCGCCCTGCTGCGCCGACTGCACGCGCTGCACCTGGCGGAGCCGGCCAGCAGCTACCGGTACACCAGCGGCCGGATGCGCAGCCCGACAGAATCCAAGACGCACTTCCCGGACGCCAGCTACCCGGAGCCGCTGAGCACCGAGGAGTCTCCCCGCCGGCGGGCACGGTCCCTGCCGTGTAACTCCATCCCAGAGGCGGAGGTGGAGGAGGACGACGACTCCATCCTGTGCTGCTTCAAGCTGAAGAAGAAGGTTCAGTTCGCGGACTCCCTCGGCCTCTGCCTGGCCAGTGTCAAGCACTTCGTGCCCTCCGACGAGCCGCTGGTGCCCGAGGCGGTTCTGGCCAGGCTGCAGACGTGCCCGGTGGCAGTGCCCATGCCGGAGCTTCCTGTGCTGAAGGTCATGGCAGAGATCCCCGCGGAGCTGCTGGCACGGCTGGAGGAGCAGAGGGTATGTCTGGAGCAGGTGGTCGTCTCTGTCTGGGGGGTAAGTGGGTACATCTTGGTGAAAGACCCCGAAGAGAATGCCCAGGTGAAAGTTCGCTTTACTTTTAATGAGTGGGCATCATTCATGGACTGCATGGCAACTGCCACCCAGCTGAGTTCTGCACCTGGCACCCAACGCTTCCACTTTAACCTCTGTTACCCACCCTTTACCACCCTCCTGCACTTCGCCATATGCCTTATGACAGGCCATGGGCAAGAGATTTGGGATAACAACCAGGGGGGCAACTACACTGTGAACTGCCAGCAGAACTTACCACCTGTGGAGCTACCCTcaagggaggagcaggagggtccTCGGCTCTGGTAG